In Chitinophaga sp. HK235, a single window of DNA contains:
- a CDS encoding alpha/beta fold hydrolase, translating to MDYEIKTQGKFSYIEEGEGEPLVLLHGLFGALSNFSHMIEYFRQYNKVVIPMLPLYDLNILETSVGGLAKFVHKFVEARGYQNVHLLGNSLGGHVALVYLLKHPEAPIKSLILTGSSGLFENGMGETYPKRGDYEYIRKKAELTFYDPKIATKELVDEMFEIVNNRLKVIKIITLAKSAIRHNLGDELKDIKQPTLLIWGKNDTVTPPMVGEEFQKLIPNSELEFIDKCGHAPMMEVPDEFNKILHAFLEKLKTQPNT from the coding sequence ATGGATTACGAAATCAAAACACAGGGTAAGTTTAGTTATATAGAAGAAGGAGAAGGAGAACCACTGGTATTATTGCATGGACTTTTTGGTGCTTTGAGCAATTTCTCGCACATGATCGAGTATTTCCGGCAGTATAACAAGGTTGTGATACCCATGTTGCCCCTGTATGATTTAAACATCCTGGAAACGTCTGTTGGCGGCCTGGCTAAGTTTGTGCACAAGTTTGTTGAAGCCAGAGGCTACCAGAATGTGCACCTGCTGGGTAATTCCCTGGGTGGCCATGTGGCGCTGGTATATCTGCTCAAACACCCGGAAGCGCCTATTAAGTCGCTGATACTCACTGGTAGTTCCGGTCTGTTTGAAAATGGTATGGGTGAAACCTATCCTAAAAGAGGAGACTACGAATATATCCGTAAGAAAGCTGAGCTTACTTTTTATGATCCGAAGATCGCTACCAAAGAACTGGTGGACGAAATGTTTGAGATTGTCAACAATCGTCTGAAAGTGATCAAAATCATCACCCTGGCTAAATCTGCTATCCGACATAACCTGGGAGATGAACTGAAAGACATCAAACAACCTACACTGCTGATCTGGGGTAAAAATGATACCGTTACACCTCCTATGGTGGGCGAAGAATTTCAAAAGCTTATACCTAATTCTGAACTGGAATTCATTGATAAATGCGGCCATGCGCCCATGATGGAAGTTCCCGACGAGTTTAACAAGATCCTGCACGCTTTTCTGGAGAAACTGAAGACGCAGCCAAACACCTGA
- a CDS encoding CvpA family protein, with amino-acid sequence MSIDIVFAIIMVIALYKGYTRGLIVAVFSLVAVTLGLAVALKLSAVTATLVQQRWDIHSRWVPMLCFVCLFVGVALLVRLGASALQKLIEMAMMGWLNRLGGILLYSMIFTIVYSVVLWIANQIYLLSPETKLHSVVYPYIEHIGPWVLDHMGEWIPVFKDIFSQLQAFFDKAAGHLQSA; translated from the coding sequence TTGTCAATAGATATCGTTTTTGCCATTATCATGGTAATAGCCCTTTATAAAGGGTATACACGTGGATTGATAGTGGCCGTTTTTTCGCTGGTTGCCGTAACACTGGGACTGGCAGTTGCCCTTAAACTTTCTGCAGTTACCGCTACACTGGTGCAGCAACGATGGGATATACATTCCCGTTGGGTGCCGATGCTTTGTTTCGTTTGCCTTTTTGTGGGAGTGGCATTACTGGTAAGACTGGGTGCCAGCGCACTGCAGAAGCTGATAGAAATGGCCATGATGGGATGGCTGAACAGGCTGGGTGGCATTCTGTTGTACAGTATGATATTCACGATTGTTTATAGTGTGGTATTGTGGATTGCCAACCAGATCTATCTGCTGAGCCCGGAAACCAAACTGCATTCAGTGGTATATCCCTATATTGAGCACATAGGCCCCTGGGTATTGGATCATATGGGAGAGTGGATACCGGTCTTTAAAGACATATTCTCCCAGCTGCAGGCGTTTTTTGATAAAGCTGCCGGACACTTACAATCAGCCTGA
- a CDS encoding GatB/YqeY domain-containing protein has protein sequence MSLETNINAEIKTAMLGKKEADLRALRAIKAAILLVKTAEGGSGELTEADELKLLQKLAKQRRDSLEIFRQQNREDLAVKEEEELAVIERFLPKQMSEDELKAAVAEIIASVGAASPADMGKVMGVATKQLAGKADGKAISAMVKELLK, from the coding sequence ATGTCTTTAGAAACAAATATCAACGCCGAGATCAAAACGGCGATGCTGGGCAAAAAAGAAGCTGACTTGCGTGCGTTGCGCGCTATCAAAGCCGCTATTCTGCTGGTTAAAACAGCGGAAGGTGGCAGCGGAGAATTGACTGAAGCTGATGAATTAAAGCTGCTGCAGAAACTGGCCAAACAAAGGAGAGACTCCCTGGAAATTTTCCGTCAGCAGAACAGGGAAGACCTGGCTGTGAAAGAAGAAGAAGAGCTGGCCGTGATTGAACGTTTCCTGCCCAAACAAATGAGCGAAGATGAGTTAAAAGCTGCTGTGGCTGAAATTATTGCTTCAGTAGGTGCTGCATCTCCTGCTGATATGGGTAAGGTAATGGGCGTAGCCACCAAACAACTGGCTGGTAAAGCAGACGGAAAGGCTATTTCCGCTATGGTAAAAGAACTCCTTAAATAA
- the gldC gene encoding gliding motility protein GldC: MNKKNIQIQVGLDENKVPESIEWSATDNKEDRLIKAKAMMISFWDPAEKAALRIDLWTKDMMVDEMADFFFQTMMTMADTYARATQYRDQADELRAFAKEFFKKFQEKQQAES; this comes from the coding sequence ATGAACAAGAAAAACATACAGATCCAGGTGGGTCTGGACGAGAATAAAGTGCCGGAATCGATTGAGTGGAGTGCCACTGATAACAAGGAAGACCGCCTGATCAAGGCCAAAGCCATGATGATATCTTTCTGGGACCCGGCTGAAAAGGCTGCTTTACGGATTGACCTCTGGACCAAAGATATGATGGTGGATGAAATGGCCGACTTCTTTTTTCAGACTATGATGACCATGGCTGATACTTATGCCAGGGCTACCCAATACCGCGACCAGGCGGATGAATTAAGGGCTTTTGCTAAAGAGTTCTTTAAGAAATTCCAGGAAAAACAGCAGGCTGAATCCTAA